A region of the Sodalis ligni genome:
CGGCGACATACAGGATGTACGGAATACCGCGGTGATGCGCAAAGGCCCCTTGCCAGGCTGGAGCGGCGTGGATTCCACCCGACTCGATACCCCGGGGCGCATCGAGCCTATGCTCAATCCTTACGGCGACGACCTGCCGTGCGCCGAGGGCGAGGTGCCGGCATCCCGTGGTAAACCCGTAACCGTGCGGGCCGCCAAACCCAAGCCCTGGGAAAAGACCTACGTGCTGCTGCCCTCCTTCGACAAGGTCAAGGGCGATAAAGTCATGTACGCCCACGCCTCGCGTATTCTTCACCATGAAACCAACCCCGGCTGCGCCCGGGCGCTGATGCAGCAGCACGGCGACAGGTATGTCTGGATCAATCCGCCGGCCATCCCCCTAAGCACGCCGGAAATGGACAGCGTTTTTGCCCTGCCGTTCCAGCGCTTGCCGCACCCGGCGTACGGCAAGCAGGTGATACCGGCTTACGAAATGATCTACACCTCGGTCAATATCATGCGCGGCTGCTTCGGCGGCTGTGCGTTTTGCTCCATCACCGAGCATGAAGGCCGCATTATCCAGAGCCGTTCGGAAGAGTCCATCATCCGCGAAATCGAAGAGATACGCGACAAAGTACCGGGCTTTACCGGTATCATCTCCGATCTCGGCGGCCCCACCGCCAATATGTATATGCTGCGCTGCACTTCGCCGCGCGCCGAACAGACCTGCCGGCGGGCATCCTGCGTCTATCCGGAAATCTGTCCCCATATGGATACCGACCACGCGCCCACCATCAAGCTCTATCGCCGCGCCCGCGCCTTGCCGGGCATCAAGAAGATCCTGATTGCCTCAGGGGTCCGCTATGATCTGGCGGTAGAAGATCCGGCCTATATCAAAGAGCTGGCGATGCATCACGTAGGGGGCTATCTGAAGATCGCGCCGGAGCATACCGAACCGGAACCGCTGTCCAAAATGATGAAGCCGGGCATGGGCAGCTATAAACGCTTCAAGGAACTGTTTGACCTTTATTCCAATCAGGCGGGTAAAAAGCAGTATCTCATCCCTTATTTTATTGCCGCCCATCCCGGTACCCGGGACGAGGATATGGTCAATCTGGCGTTATGGCTTAAGAAAAACCGCTACCGCCTCGATCAGGTGCAGAATTTTTATCCTTCGCCGCTGTCCAGCTCTACCACCATGTATTACAGCGGCAAAAATCCCTTGGGGAAGGTGGATTATGACAGCGAAGACGTGGTGATACCCAAAGGGGATCGCCAGCGCCGGCTGCATAAGGCCCTGCTGCGCTACCACGATCCCGCCAATTTCCCGTTGATTCGCGCCGCGCTGGAGCAAATGGGCAGGCAAGACTTGATTGGCGGTCGCCGAGAATGCCTGGTACCGGCTCCAGGCATTGAAGAACAGCGCGAACTGCGCCGCACGCGGCGCTACACC
Encoded here:
- a CDS encoding YgiQ family radical SAM protein produces the protein MVSTSLIQPERDLFSYPLYWAECYGTAPFLPMSREEMDQLGWDSCDVIIVTGDAYVDHPSFGMAIVGRMLESQGFRVGIIAQPDWTDKQDFMRLGRPNLFFGVTAGNMDSMINRYTADRKLRHDDAYTPGNAGGKRPDRATLVYSQRCKEAYSEVPVVLGGIEASLRRIAHYDYWSDTVRRSVLVDAKADMLIYGNGERPLVELAHRLAAGESIGDIQDVRNTAVMRKGPLPGWSGVDSTRLDTPGRIEPMLNPYGDDLPCAEGEVPASRGKPVTVRAAKPKPWEKTYVLLPSFDKVKGDKVMYAHASRILHHETNPGCARALMQQHGDRYVWINPPAIPLSTPEMDSVFALPFQRLPHPAYGKQVIPAYEMIYTSVNIMRGCFGGCAFCSITEHEGRIIQSRSEESIIREIEEIRDKVPGFTGIISDLGGPTANMYMLRCTSPRAEQTCRRASCVYPEICPHMDTDHAPTIKLYRRARALPGIKKILIASGVRYDLAVEDPAYIKELAMHHVGGYLKIAPEHTEPEPLSKMMKPGMGSYKRFKELFDLYSNQAGKKQYLIPYFIAAHPGTRDEDMVNLALWLKKNRYRLDQVQNFYPSPLSSSTTMYYSGKNPLGKVDYDSEDVVIPKGDRQRRLHKALLRYHDPANFPLIRAALEQMGRQDLIGGRRECLVPAPGIEEQRELRRTRRYTRPAMTKHTGAAPQPAMTKHTGAAPQPAMTKHTGAAPQPAMTKHTGAAPQPAIAKRTGAAPRPAAAVKPALKPARSRKP